A region of Anticarsia gemmatalis isolate Benzon Research Colony breed Stoneville strain chromosome 10, ilAntGemm2 primary, whole genome shotgun sequence DNA encodes the following proteins:
- the LOC142976087 gene encoding uncharacterized protein LOC142976087 isoform X1, whose product MGCGSSGSAVAVREEATNGATKATNGAGLNGHHRDDGDGDDLPTVVLPETPVLPKPPVAFEIPLEEFDGAKRPTTPPPHLQRLLQPPQSEISLPDIEEKLAEAEQRRMSILQARAASAQKRAQKMTRSVHEMDRLDSEHEHPEAKHVTNTLTIPPEPGVCEDKNI is encoded by the exons ATGGGTTGCGGCTCCTCCGGCTCGGCGGTGGCAGTGCGTGAAGAAGCTACGAACGGTGCTACGAAGGCGACAAACGGCGCTGGACTGAATGGACACCATAGAGACGATGGTGACGGAGACGACCTACCCACTGTTGTGCTGCCCGAGACTCCTGTGTTGCCTAAACCTC CCGTAGCATTTGAGATCCCTTTAGAAGAGTTCGATGGTGCTAAGCGTCCGACCACACCGCCGCCTCACCTGCAAAGATTACTCCAGCCTCCTCAGTCCGAGATCAGTCTACCTGATATTGAGGAGAAGTTGGCTGAAGCTGAACAGAGAAGAATGTCT ATCCTACAAGCAAGAGCGGCATCTGCGCAGAAGCGAGCACAAAAGATGACGAGATCGGTTCACGAGATGGATAGACTGGATTCAGAACAT GAACATCCCGAAGCGAAGCACGTGACGAACACACTAACAATCCCTCCCGAGCCGGGAGTGTGCGAGGATAAGAACATTTGA
- the LOC142976087 gene encoding uncharacterized protein LOC142976087 isoform X2 → MGCGSSGSAVAVREEATNGATKATNGAGLNGHHRDDGDGDDLPTVVLPETPVLPKPPVAFEIPLEEFDGAKRPTTPPPHLQRLLQPPQSEISLPDIEEKLAEAEQRRMSILQARAASAQKRAQKMTRSVHEMDRLDSEHVGTSRSEARDEHTNNPSRAGSVRG, encoded by the exons ATGGGTTGCGGCTCCTCCGGCTCGGCGGTGGCAGTGCGTGAAGAAGCTACGAACGGTGCTACGAAGGCGACAAACGGCGCTGGACTGAATGGACACCATAGAGACGATGGTGACGGAGACGACCTACCCACTGTTGTGCTGCCCGAGACTCCTGTGTTGCCTAAACCTC CCGTAGCATTTGAGATCCCTTTAGAAGAGTTCGATGGTGCTAAGCGTCCGACCACACCGCCGCCTCACCTGCAAAGATTACTCCAGCCTCCTCAGTCCGAGATCAGTCTACCTGATATTGAGGAGAAGTTGGCTGAAGCTGAACAGAGAAGAATGTCT ATCCTACAAGCAAGAGCGGCATCTGCGCAGAAGCGAGCACAAAAGATGACGAGATCGGTTCACGAGATGGATAGACTGGATTCAGAACATGTTG GAACATCCCGAAGCGAAGCACGTGACGAACACACTAACAATCCCTCCCGAGCCGGGAGTGTGCGAGGATAA